One genomic region from Methanomassiliicoccales archaeon encodes:
- the purB gene encoding adenylosuccinate lyase, with translation MLLCPLDYRYGRDDMKMIFTEENRLLTQLKVEAALARAHAKLGNIPKAAAAEITKKADLKFVRPERVKEIEDETKHDVMAMVRSLSEQCSGEAGRYVHLGATSNDIVDTASAIQISQALDIVESDVVHLIGTLAGLAKQHRDTIMMGRTHGQFAIPTTFGFKIAGYITEMMRYQERISEARKRLCVGKMSGAIGTGAALGPKVLEIQELVMKDLGLGIEEAATQIVCRDRYAELVSIMAMLDTSCERYATEVRNLQRSEIMEVSEAFDNEKQVGSSTMAQKRNPVISENLCGLTRIARAFIIPAMEDMVLWHERDLTNSSAERFILPHVMVLTDDIVTKMDTVFSGLVVHKDNMQRNLDSSRGLMMAEPVMICLVGKGLGRQDAHEIVRRASMAAEDQGKTFKEMLLKNKEVKSRMTKAELNKVMDPSNYVGVAPQIVDSVVAKAEAVTKTKKPKRTK, from the coding sequence ATGCTTCTTTGCCCATTGGACTACCGCTACGGGCGCGACGACATGAAGATGATATTCACCGAGGAGAACCGTCTCCTCACCCAGCTTAAGGTAGAGGCAGCCCTGGCCAGGGCGCACGCCAAGTTGGGCAACATACCGAAGGCGGCCGCTGCAGAGATAACCAAGAAGGCGGACCTCAAGTTCGTGAGACCGGAGAGGGTCAAGGAGATCGAGGACGAGACCAAGCACGACGTCATGGCCATGGTCCGTTCATTGTCGGAACAGTGCTCCGGAGAGGCCGGACGCTATGTGCATCTGGGGGCGACGTCCAACGATATCGTCGACACCGCCTCGGCCATCCAGATCTCCCAGGCACTGGACATAGTGGAATCGGACGTCGTTCACCTCATCGGCACGCTGGCCGGGCTGGCCAAGCAGCACCGCGACACCATAATGATGGGCCGGACGCATGGGCAGTTCGCCATACCGACCACCTTCGGATTCAAGATCGCCGGCTACATCACCGAGATGATGCGCTACCAGGAAAGGATCTCCGAAGCACGGAAACGCCTGTGCGTCGGCAAGATGTCCGGAGCGATCGGGACCGGTGCCGCCCTGGGCCCGAAGGTCCTGGAGATCCAGGAACTGGTCATGAAGGACCTGGGACTGGGGATCGAGGAAGCGGCCACCCAGATCGTCTGCCGTGACCGGTATGCGGAGCTGGTGTCGATCATGGCCATGCTCGACACTTCCTGCGAGCGTTACGCGACCGAGGTCCGAAACCTGCAGCGGTCGGAGATCATGGAGGTCTCGGAAGCGTTCGACAACGAGAAGCAGGTGGGAAGCTCGACCATGGCCCAGAAACGGAACCCGGTCATCTCCGAGAACCTGTGCGGACTGACCCGGATCGCCCGGGCGTTCATCATCCCGGCCATGGAGGACATGGTCCTGTGGCATGAGCGCGACCTCACCAACTCGAGCGCGGAACGCTTCATACTGCCCCATGTCATGGTGCTGACCGATGACATCGTGACCAAGATGGACACGGTCTTCTCCGGGCTGGTGGTGCACAAGGACAACATGCAGAGGAACCTTGATTCCTCCAGGGGACTGATGATGGCCGAACCGGTCATGATATGCCTGGTCGGAAAGGGTCTCGGACGCCAGGACGCCCACGAGATCGTCCGCCGGGCCAGCATGGCCGCTGAGGACCAGGGAAAGACCTTCAAGGAGATGCTCCTGAAGAACAAGGAGGTCAAGTCCCGGATGACCAAAGCGGAACTGAACAAGGTCATGGACCCGTCGAACTACGTCGGAGTGGCGCCCCAGATCGTCGATTCAGTCGTCGCCAAGGCGGAAGCGGTGACAAAGACTAAGAAACCCAAGAGGACCAAGTGA
- a CDS encoding response regulator, which yields MFQPDALYDILIVDDEPGLLNLARIYLDMEGGFRITIAGSAKQALELIAAHHFDAVISDYQMPGMDGIELLRHLRSRQINVPFVLFTGRGREDVAIAALNSGADFYIQKGGEPKAQFAELKHAIIYSIHRKGAEELVQSIVDNAPLMIMIIDEERRIQTFNKGVLEFTELSPQEIIGLRCGDAFDCGNSKENGNGCGFSSHCDECRLWEAIQRAITKGERCLRVEAVLPTPDADGNGKTVLMVSTAPIRAFGKNLALVFLEDFTGFRRKQPAEHAMFGHN from the coding sequence TTGTTCCAACCAGATGCCTTGTATGATATCCTGATCGTCGACGACGAGCCTGGCCTATTGAACCTGGCAAGGATTTACCTGGATATGGAGGGAGGATTCAGGATCACCATCGCTGGCTCTGCGAAACAGGCCTTGGAGCTTATCGCAGCCCATCATTTTGACGCCGTCATCTCCGACTATCAGATGCCGGGGATGGACGGCATCGAGCTTCTAAGGCATCTGAGGTCCAGGCAGATCAACGTGCCATTCGTTCTATTCACCGGTAGAGGAAGGGAGGATGTGGCGATAGCCGCCCTCAATAGCGGGGCTGACTTCTACATCCAAAAGGGCGGGGAACCGAAGGCGCAGTTCGCCGAGCTCAAGCATGCCATCATTTACTCGATCCACCGGAAAGGGGCGGAGGAACTGGTGCAGAGCATCGTCGACAACGCTCCGCTCATGATCATGATCATTGACGAAGAAAGACGTATCCAGACGTTCAACAAGGGGGTGCTGGAGTTCACCGAGTTGTCACCGCAGGAGATAATCGGCCTTCGCTGCGGCGATGCTTTCGATTGCGGCAACTCCAAGGAGAACGGCAATGGATGCGGCTTTAGTTCGCATTGCGACGAGTGCCGCCTTTGGGAAGCGATCCAGAGGGCGATAACCAAGGGGGAGAGATGTCTTCGGGTGGAGGCGGTCCTTCCCACCCCGGATGCGGACGGGAACGGCAAGACCGTGCTCATGGTCTCCACCGCTCCCATCAGAGCGTTCGGAAAGAACCTGGCCCTCGTGTTCCTGGAGGACTTCACTGGATTTCGGAGGAAGCAGCCGGCAGAGCATGCGATGTTTGGGCATAATTGA